Proteins encoded by one window of Melanotaenia boesemani isolate fMelBoe1 chromosome 10, fMelBoe1.pri, whole genome shotgun sequence:
- the LOC121647264 gene encoding acyl-CoA Delta-4 desaturase-like, translating into MGGGGQQTDHGEAHSGGDAGVYTWEEVQKHNSRKDQWLVINRKVYNITQWAKRHPGGFRLIGHYAGEDATEAFNAFHPDQKFVQKFLKPLLIGELKTAEPGQDHRKNAAIIQDFDTLRVQAEKQGLFQAKPLFFCLHLGHIMLLEALAYLMVLHWGTSWMLTFLCAVMLATAQAQAGWLQHDFGHLSVFKKSRWNHLIHKFVIGQLKGASANWWNHRHFQHHAKPNVFMKDPDIHMLDIFVLGATQPVEYGIKKIKHMPYNHQHQYFFLVAPPLLIPVFYNLNIIKTIISRRDWVDLAWYVTYYFRFFYCFIPLYGAFGSLALATLVRFLESHWFVWVTQMSHLPMEIDNEKHQDWMTMQLLSTCNIEQSFFNDWFSGHLNFQIEHHLFPRMPRHNYHLVAPQVRALCKKHGIPYEVKTLYQGMADVVRSLKTSGDLWLDAYLHK; encoded by the exons ATGGGAGGTGGAGGCCAGCAAACGGACCATGGAGAGGCACACAGCGGGGGAGATGCAGGTGTTTACACCTGGGAGGAGGTGCAGAAACACAACAGCAGGAAAGATCAGTGGCTGGTCATCAATCGAAAGGTTTACAACATCACTCAGTGGGCCAAAAGACACCCAGGAGGGTTTCGGCTAATTGGCCACTATGCTGGGGAGGATGCCACG GAAGCCTTCAACGCTTTTCATCCTGATCAAAAGTTTGTGCAAAAGTTTCTGAAGCCTCTGCTAATTGGAGAGTTGAAAACGGCAGAGCCAGGCCAGGACCACCGCAAAAAT GCAGCAATCATACAAGATTTTGACACTCTCCGAGTGCAGGCAGAGAAGCAGGGTCTTTTTCAGGCTAAACCTTTGTTTTTCTGCCTCCATCTGGGTCACATCATGTTGCTGGAGGCCCTTGCGTATCTGATGGTCTTGCATTGGGGGACGAGCTGGATGCTGACATTTTTGTGTGCAGTGATGCTGGCAACTGCTCAG GCTCAGGCTGGATGGTTGCAGCATGACTTTGGTCACCTGTCTGTCTTCAAGAAGTCTCGGTGGAATCACCTGATACACAAGTTTGTCATTGGACAGTTGAAG GGAGCTTCAGCCAACTGGTGGAATCATCGTCATTTCCAACATCATGCCAAACCCAACGTCTTTATGAAGGACCCTGATATCCATATGTTGGACATTTTTGTACTTGGAGCCACTCAGCCAGTAGAG TATGGTATAAAAAAGATCAAACACATGCCCTATAACCACCAACACCAGTACTTCTTTCTGG TGGCACCACCATTACTCATTCCAGTTTTCTACAACCTTAACATAATCAAGACCATCATTTCTCGTCGCGACTGGGTG GATCTGGCTTGGTACGTGACGTACTACTTTCGTTTCTTCTACTGTTTCATACCTTTGTATGGCGCATTTGGTTCACTGGCTCTCGCGACCCTAGTCAG GTTTTTGGAGAGCCACTGGTTTGTGTGGGTGACTCAGATGAGCCACCTGCCAATGGAGATTGATAACGAGAAGCACCAAGACTGGATGACCATGCAG TTACTATCCACTTGTAATATTGAGCAGTCCTTCTTCAACGACTGGTTCAGCGGACATCTCAACTTTCAAATTGAACACCA TTTGTTTCCCAGGATGCCACGCCATAACTACCATCTGGTGGCCCCCCAGGTCCGTGCTCTGTGTAAGAAACATGGGATTCCTTATGAGGTGAAGACGTTGTATCAAGGCATGGCTGACGTTGTCAG gtCACTGAAAACCTCAGGAGATCTTTGGCTTGATGCGTATCTTCATAAATGA